The following nucleotide sequence is from Cicer arietinum cultivar CDC Frontier isolate Library 1 chromosome 2, Cicar.CDCFrontier_v2.0, whole genome shotgun sequence.
ctttaattctttaaaattttggAATTGACTTGATTTCCTTTAAtattttaaggtttagggttaaacCCTAGTGACTTTTGTTCTCAATTTAtaagtttaaataataaatgtgtcgataagataaaattgaattctgatttttttatttttttttaataaagattaAACATCCTCAGATAATTAGGGACatgctttatttttttattgaatgtaCAAATActagaaataataattttattaggcaaaaaataaaaataataacaggGGAGGAGTGCATCTTGTTGCAAAACAGGGGAGTCAGTAAGGAGGGAACTCAAAAAGGAAGTAGATGTGCAGAGCAGAAgagaaaaacttttttttttttgttattttattttttgtgataaatATAATGTAATTGGGAATTTATATAGACTTAAAATtgtatcaaatttataaaatgactaTTTCTTAAAGTTAATAATATCCCTTTTAATTTTCATGAATTAAagtcttaatttttaatgttggtagaatctttaattttaatgtattattaatgaattaaacaatttatataCTTGTAAGTTACAAGatatatatatcttataaatataattcatatgACATTGTAAAGTATACATGTTGAAAAGCATAATAAAGTTTTCAAAAATAACTGGTTTTCATATGACATTGTATGACATTTTCATatttccatttaaaaaaaaaaactgtaacAAACATAATAAAGTTTTCAAAAataactagttttttttttaacaaaagtgaTTTTCTACggaaaaaataaactaaaacaaaCAACGATAAGTAAACATTTACCATCGTACTAAGGACATAATTGATTAAACCAAGAGCAAGGAAGGACAGGGTCGTTAATCATTAGTACATAGTACATAGTACATCATATTATATAGGACATGGTCAGTTCCATGccacataatattttttattttcgatAATTCCACTCCACCACACTATTtaataatacatttattaaaatacttgtCCTTCCTAAATAGCATATTAAAGTTCTATGCATTTTGTTGAATATACTCATCCACCTCAAAGAAGTTCTTGACCGCAAAATCTTTAACAGCCGTTGGATCAGGAACTTCATGACTACCCTTTTCATATTCAGCCGTCCATTTCACATCACACCCTTCTCCAAATGGTGTTACAGAGATATGTCCCTTGAATACTTTGTAGTACTCAAGAAGATCCCCTTCAACTATAGAATAGCTTACTGTCTTCTTTTCATCATCAGCAGCATCAATCTTCTCTTTCGATGATTTGCAAATTGGGGAGCCTTTTCCATCAAAAAACCATACAACATATCAAAATGTTAcacaatttattttcaattggtcacttttttttttaataaaaaagagtgaCAAATGCTAtggtagaaaatgaaaaattgaattaCCTTCACCGTAACTAAAGTGGCGGATAGAACCAGGAGCCTTGCCATCACCTTGAAGAATCTCAATGCTTTTGTAGTCATGTGGGAATGCCTTTGGGAAAATAGTTGTAGAATCCCTTATGGTTTGCCAGAACTTGTCTGCATTTGACTTGAGATCAATAATGTCTACCTCTAGTTTCCCACGATTAGCAGACATGGTTCAACTACACTAAGTAATTGGAGATGTAATACACTATAATGTAGCTAGATTGATATAGGCTATGAGAATGTTGTGAGATAGTGGTCACATGCAATATGTTTATATAGGACTTTAACACTTGTGATTGAAGGTAAATGTCATAAATTCATTAGTTACTACTTCAGCTACCACATTTAGAAGCCTCGTCTAATTTTTCAGGTGAAGTGACAACCATTACTCATCAATTGAAATTGGGATCCAATAGCCCGTACCCtctttataaatcaaaatccgtttaatttgtgaaaatatatatatgttttttctaATTTTGCATTACTTTTACATGTTGATATGGAGGTAATAGATTTTATAAAGTGAATAATTGTCTATATTTTTAGatataatgaaaatgtcaaaaaagtgtttttattattttcaaaaatatatcttCATTAATTAGAATTTGATCTTCTGTTCATGACAATGTTACACTTAAAGCatatttgtcaaaataaaatgaccatacattttaatatatatatatatatatatatattctaagtTAAACATTAATAGTTTAccatttttactttattatttggTCAATAATTACTTTGGTGTAAAGGATGTCAAAACACGGGTTAAGAAatcaccatatatatatatatatatatatataaattgaataatacCTCTTAATAAAATAGCAACGTGTTATACTGctatttatatacaaaatatcTATTTGGATCATAATAGAAAGAACATATATAGCCTAAAAATGAGTAACAAACTCAACTACCTTAGTAACAAACTACCAATTGCAAACTACAAAAGCATATGAGAAACTACACTATACAGTGAAGTGAATAATAAGagaaaacataaaatgaaaATCAAGTGACTTTGCCAGTCCTCTTCAAGTTGGAACCAAAGATGTCAATGAGGTTGAGCTTGGTCACAATTGAGTGAAAAGAAGATGGATGTAAAGCCTATGTATGAATATAAGAAAGTTGAGTAGTAGATGAAAGCGAAAGTAGATGAATAGTGCTTGACTGGACCTTATCTCACACAAGATGACAATCAAACTCTATGTGTTTTGTTCGCTCGTGAAAAATGGGGTTTTGagcaatttgaattgttgattTTCTATCACAGTAAATCAGGACATGAGTATAGAGAGGAATATGAAGATCATTGGGAATGTAGAGAAGTCATTGTATTTCACCAGTTGTATGTGCAAGAGATCAATATTTTACTTTGAAGGAAGATCGAGAAATCATAGTTTGTTTCTTTGACTTCCAAGAAATGAGGGAGGagtcaagaaaaatattaaagcCATGTATGGATTTTTTTGAATCAGGGCATGTTGCTCAGTCCCCGTCAGAGAAAGCATAaagttgaaaatttgaaaatgatgaGAAGAAAAGTCTTTTACCAAGACAACTTTTGATGTAGATCAAGACATGATGATTAACATCGACAAAGTGAGAATGCATGGGATTTGAAACAAATTGACATAGTTTATTGATAgagaaataaagatatagtcgTGTATTAGTAACGTAGAGAACGTGACGAATAATATGTCTATAGAGCGTTGAATCAAGATATGGATTTCCATCATCTTTTTGAAGCTTGAGATTAGGAAGCTTGGGGGTAGAGGCTGGTTTGCATTTTAGCAGGCCCATATCATTCAAGGGACCCAACACATATTTTCTTCGATTTAGAGATGGATCTTTAGAAGATTGGTCAACTTCTAGATTAAGGAAAAACTTAAGGGAGTCGAGGTCCTTAATTTTGAATGTAAAATGAAGAAAGAttttaacataatcgattttcTTTAAATCATCATCAGTGAGAACAATGTCATCTACATCAACCAAAATAAATGTGAgatgattataatatttttttacaaataaagaaTAATCGGATATGGATTGAACATATCCCAAAGAAACAAGAGCATTAgacaattttttattctaatttacATACTATGTTTGGTTTGAGAGAGTGGAAACTAGGAGGAAGTTGCTTATATACATCTTCCTTAAGTTCACCGTGTAAAAAAGTGTTATTGACGTCAAGTTgatataaatatcattttttttttctcgagcAATACCTAAAACCATTCTAAGAGTagtcattttaataattgggAAAAAAAGATTCAAAGTAATCAACTCCTAATTAAGTGTAACCCTTGGCTATAAGTCTTACTTTATATCTTTCAATGCTACcatcatattttaaacactcATTTACAATTTATAATCTCCTTACCCTCAGACAGCTCAGTTAAAATCTATGTTTTGTTCATTTCAAGATCAATTGTTTTTTGATTCATAACATGTTTCTAACAATTATACTTATAGCTTGTTTATACGTATGAGGTTTAGGATTAATAGAAAGAGACATAATGAATGATTTATGAAAATTAGAAACAAGatcataagataaaaaaatttgcaAGGAATAAAGTGTACCTGACATGTTGGCAAAAGGTCTGGAACTAGAGATTACAGTCATAATCATTTAAGTATGAAGGAGAATGCATGTGCCTATTAGAAGTGCTAATTACAGAACCAGAGAGAAATGGAGCAGTAAtaggattattattattattattattattattattattattattattattattattattattattattattattattattattattattattattattNNNNNNNNNNNNNNNNNNNNNNNNNNNNNNNNNNNNNNNNNNNNNNNNNNNNNNNNNNNNNNNNNNNNNNNNNNNNNNNNNNNNNNNNNNNNNNNNNNNNNNNNNNNNNNNNNNNNNNNNNNNNNNNNNNNNNNNNNNNNNNNNNNNNNNNNNNNNNNNNNNNNNNNNNNNNNNNNNNNNNNNNNNNNNNNNNNNNNNNNNNNNNNNNNNNNNNNNNNNNNNNNNNNNNNNNNNNNNNNNNNNNNNNNNNNNNNNNNNNNNNNNNNNNNNNNNTCcgatctttattattattattattattattattattattattattaggacTAACATTAAATTTATTAGCACCATTATTAATAGGAAAGGAATTATTATGATCAATATCACTAGCATCAGGACACAAATCAATATCATGTTGATCGACTTCATTAGGAGGCAAATGGAGATTAGAGGTATGATTATGCGACATCAGATTATCATTACTATTAgtgtaaaaaagaaatatatattctcataaaaaaaaacatgtctAGATAAGAAAACTTGTTTAGAATGTAAATTAAAAAGTACATAGTTTTTGACGACATATTCTTTATGACCCAAAACATACATTTATGTGTTCTATGGTGAAACTTAGTTCTatgtgaaataataaaataaagagaaccAAATTTCACTTCAATTTCTATAAATATAGACAGAACTTGCCAAATTGGCACAATAACCAACATCTTTATTCAAAACTAAATCAATTNNNNNNNNNNatatatatatatatatatatataataatttcattagaattgaaaattggACACTGCACAACTCTCACAAAACTAGTTTATAGGTTGAAGACTGCTTATCatttataaacattttattagGCATATTGGTTGACCGAGTGACTTGATAGCGGTGATATGATAACATGTGATCCAGTGAATCTTGGATATGTTCTAATACTATCTTAAAATTTGGGTTGGGTCTTATACAACCTACAAAATCGACTTGTAAGGTAAGGATTACTAAGACTCTTAACACACACCCCTCAATTCTAGTCTTGGATATCAGGACGTGACCCGAGTGACCCGATAACGGTGACCTAATAGTAGGTGACCAAATGAATCTTGGATAGGTTCTAATATCATCTTAGAATGGTTGGACCCTACACAACCTCCACAAAATCGGTTTGTAGGGTGAAAACTCACTAGTTATATACATTTTGGTAGGTCTTATCTCATTCAATGTGAGACTCTTAACACTCACAAAGTGTATTGATGCCGGTCTTAAGTTGTTTAACTATTGGTACTAGTTTTAAAGTATAGATGAAGAATGTCTCAGCACATTGTGTCCTATGGAATGGTAATCTTCTCTATTTTATCTATTGAAATAgcttgatttatttaaaaaaacaaaaaacagacCAACgatttatatttaatcaagGGGCTATTGTAGTAACCCACAACACGATGAATCATGAAAACGAAGAGTGTATATCAAATTCCAACCTTATTCTTCAAGTTATCAAATATCCTTAGGGTTATCATCTAAGATGCACTTccttttattactattataagtaaaaattaactACTTTTGACTCGcttatatgtttattatatatctattttaattataaaaaaaatatttaacgtCGATAGTTgagtatttaatatttaatgtgacactttagtaaatttaaattatattttataggaaattgaaaaattaattgtacaaaattaattttcttaataactataaaaataaatactttatttaaaataatgacAGTAGAGAGTACtacatttaatttatgttaGGAATAGAGATATCTTCCGTGAAAGAAACGTGTggggaaaagaaaaagagaaaacaaatattGACATTAATGTACAAAGCTAATTCAATTGCTGGTTATGAGTCATGACATTATTGTCGGTGATTTCAATATATGACCCTCATAAATCAAAATCAGATTCAGATTGCAATAAAATGAAAGGATCGAAACATGTCTCCCAAAACCGAATAGTCTTCTTCTTTATGATGCGTGTACAATCTATACCAACATTCACGGACATTTTATATAAGGTGGAGTTAAGGGtggaaaattaataaatttcacCATGATGGAGAAACAAAAGGCCTTCCTAaaaaatttgattcatctaaaataaaaaattaataaaataaaaaaataagtaattaataatataatcattaatttgatcactaataataatattattcattttattttttaacataaattgtTCATTATAAAGAAGTCAAATTCATTTGTAAAaacatttatctttttatttcttaaaattcatattagttTTATTTGATATCAAACAGATAAAAGATttttaaagtgtattttatctacgtttttagaaataataaaaatataaaaagtatatttttaatatttttaaaaatacatttgtaTTAACTAATATTGCTTCTAACTTTCTCTGGTTTCAAatacatacaaaaataaattaaaaaaagttgatatatttagtttaaatatatgtaaaagTATGgacaaaaaaattgatgtatttgctccaaattttaaatcaaatatcaattttctttgaacATATACTTTTGTCTATATTTGAGCGGAAGAAATATCCCTCAATGTTATtttgataacatatattaatattgtgatttaatttaataaattgattatgtaaatttttttagcTTAGTTGCAATTTTGATCcctctattattatcaattcatGAAATCAGtctactattttaaaaatcgacacTTTTGGTCtctccttttaattttttaccttaaaaataataatttgacatattttaaatgacgtaaCATATAATTCTATGATATAAAACCATCTAAATGAATTAATtgttcatatgtcattaattaaattaaaaatataaataaaagaattcaAAGTTGAAAGCCAAgtatttataatgttttattctagacttaattgcagttttggttcccctattttagctgaatcgcaaaagtattccctccattttgtttctccctaattttggtcccccaaacagaattttggtccaaaatttgataaagttttatttttttaagtcgcaccacaccatttatgatcatatatttcaggtactatTATTGTACAACAGGATCTTGAGACataatgtgacttaaataaacgcaaaaaaaaaatataaaacttcatcaagttttggaccaaaattcagtttgggggaccaaaactggggagaaacaaaatagagggactacttttgcgattcagctaaaataggtagatcaaaactgcaattaagtctttaTTCTTATTTCGTGGAATTAATCATTTTACAgtatcgtatcatatgtcacattatttaaagcatcacacatcatcattttttagttaaaaaaatcatatggaGTAACCAAAAACgtcgacttttaaaaaaaaaagatcaattttgtgaatcactaaaaatagaagaactaaaattataattaaactaaCTTTTTAACACATGAATTGAATCAATCACTTCGTGTAGATTTTtgtagaaatatttttaaaattaaccaAAAAGTAATACTATGATGCGATTTGATTGGATACATGTATACATCATCCATGTATAGCAATTAATCTATTAATATTATActtcatattatatattatatattatgaatATCAATAGAATTTAATTGTATGCATTAATAGCAAACAGAAAAGAATTACAAAAACGTCCAATTaaatattatcatttaaatGTTGAACTACtccttatattttgaaataaaaatgagtaaattttttaatatatttagtctaaattatttaacaacttttttattatattttgagatGGAAGAGTATTACATTAGAGTTAtgcaatatttattaataaaaatttcggCTACCATTTGATTGGTTTATATAGTCCCTGGTTTTGGGTGATGCATCTGTATAGACTATTTTTGCATCAGCGTGGCTAATATTTACCAAAATTTCACCCCCTAACTCTTATACACATGCATGCCTCgttaatctttttaaaatactaataacAAATCAGTACATTTGCacggttttatttttttaatttgaaataagttTCGTGTATGTTTTTTGTATCGAGTGTATTATAAATACTAATTCACAGATAAATATTTCTcgtaaattttcttttatatttataaaataataaatatttgtgctgAATCTTTTTTGTAcattagtaataaatatttatttagaattattttatatttagtaatgataaatatttattcggTATagctttttaatatttttctatacttttttatattttattagtgatatatatatttatcacatattttttttatattttttattaagaaatatttGTCCCATGCAATTTTCATATATCaacgataaatatttttttttagtgttttttatatttattagtgacaaatatttttttggttttttttttatgtataaaaaaatatatgtttatcttaaattttattatatttattagtgataaatatttatttcaattttttttacatttctcAGCGACAAATAGTGTCcctttttatgtatcaataacaTATTTGTccgattttatttatttatcggtgataaatattttctatttaaaaaaaaattaccagtGACAAATATATGacccatattttttatatatcaatgataaatatttatctcatattttttaagtgattaatatttatcgtgtgatttttatttttattagtgacaaatatttatcattcacAAATCTATAAtccaatataaatataaaaaaattgtcttttttatatttagcagttataaatatttatcctatgtatttttatatatttatatgtgatCAATATTTATCCGATAacttttgttaaaatttataagtgACAAATACATATCATGTAtgttaatgataaatatttttttacgttcttttaatatctataagtgacaaatatgtgtcttgcattttttttatttatcaatgacaaacaTTTCTCTcgtgtttttttatattatttagtagtaaaaa
It contains:
- the LOC101512781 gene encoding MLP-like protein 423, whose protein sequence is MSANRGKLEVDIIDLKSNADKFWQTIRDSTTIFPKAFPHDYKSIEILQGDGKAPGSIRHFSYGEGSPICKSSKEKIDAADDEKKTVSYSIVEGDLLEYYKVFKGHISVTPFGEGCDVKWTAEYEKGSHEVPDPTAVKDFAVKNFFEVDEYIQQNA